The genomic stretch GGCCAGGGTGTGGTAGGTGTTCTGGGCGGTGCCGCAGCACATGCCGCTGGCGTTGTTGGCGACGATGCCGCCGATCTTGCAGGCGTTGATCGAGGCCGGGTCCGGGCCGATCTTGCGCCCGAAAGGAGCCAGCCAGGCGTTGGCCTGAGCGCCGATGACGCCCGGCTGCAGGCGGATCTGGGTACCCTGGCCGCGAATCTCGCGGCCGTTCCAGTTGTCCCCCAGCACGATCAGTACCGAGTCGCTGATGGCCTGGCCGGACAGGCTGGTGCCGGCCGCGCGGAAGGTCACCGGGACGCGGTCGCGCTGGGCCAGTTGCAGCAGGCTGACCACTTCGTCTTCGGACTCGACGCGGATCACCAGTTGCGGGATCAGCCGGTAGAAGCTGGCGTCGGTGCCAAAGGCCAGGGTCGACAGCGGGTCGTCGAAACGCCGCTCGCGGGGAATCAGTTGCTGCACGTCGCGCAGGAAAGCCGTCGGTAGGGTCATTGGTCCTCCAGGATCAGTACCACCAGGTCTTTCGGACCGTGGGCGCCGTACGCCAGGACTTGCTCGATATCGGCGGTCTTCGATGGGCCGGACACCAGCAGCGCGTTGGTCGGCATGCCTTGGGCCCAGTTGAATTCGCGTTGTACCTGATAGAAGTTGTCGCGGATTTCGCTGGCCTTGAGCAGGGCGAAATGCACCGGCGGCACCAGGCTCATCAAGCGCGGTTCTTCGCGGGTCGGCCAGAGGATCAGGCTACCGGTGGCAGCGATGGCGCCGAGGGTGGCGGTCAGGCTGGCCGGGGTGTCGTTGAACAACTCGGATTTCCACTGTTCTACCGGCCGGTCGTAGGCTTTCAGCGTCGGCAGCCCGGGATGTTGCGCCCAGTGCTGGGTGACGCGTTGCCCGTGGGCGGTGGTCGGGGCGATCAACAGGCTGGGTAACTGGCGCTCGGCCAACAGCTGCGCGAGCAATGCCGGCCAGCCGTCAGCCGAGGTCAGGTGGATTTCGGTGTGCACCGCTTCCATCAGCTTGCGCAGTTGTGGGATGCGTTGTTCGGCGGTGTAGGTGTAGGGCTCGGTCACCAGCGCTTCATCGAAGTTGTCGGGCACGGGTGTGGTACCCGTCAGGCTGTGGCGCAGCTTGGCGAGAATGTTCTGTTTGGCACTCATCAGCGATCCCCCTGTTTGCCCAGATGCTCGCGGGCCATGTCGTGCAGTGAGCGGGCGGCCGGTTTTGGCGCGCTGTGGTTTTGCGTCCAGGGGCCGAGGTTGTTCGGCGTGAGCGCGCGCAGGCGAGTGGCGAAGAAGCCGAACAACCGATACAGGGTCGGCGAGCTGTTGAGCCTGGCCCAGGCGTTCCAGATGAAACGCTCTTTGCGCGAGTACTTGCTGCCCTGGCCGCGCATGACTTGGTGCGGGGTGTCGGGTGCCTTGACGTTCTCTTCGCGCAGGCGGCGCAGCAGGGCCGGGATCGGGATTTTCACCGGGCACACTTCACCGCAGGCACCGCACAGGGAGGACGCGCTCGGGTGGTCGGGGACTTTCGCCAGGCCGACCATGTGCGGGGTGATGATCTTGCCGATCGGCCCAGGGTAGACCTCGCCATAGGCGTGGCCGCCGATGCGGGTGTAGACCGGGCAGTGGTTCATGCAGGCACCGCAGCGGATGCAGTTGAGGGTCTGGCGCAGTTCGCTGTCGGCGAAGGCCTGGCTGCGGCCGTTGTCCAGCAGCACCAGGTGCACTTGCTGCGGGCCGTCGAGCTCGTGGGCCTGGCGCGGACCGGAGATCATGTTGACGTAGGTGGTGATCGGCTGGCCGAGGGCCGAGCGGGTCAGCAGCGACAGCAGCGGGACCACGTCGCGCAGGTTCTCGACGACTTTCTCGATCCCGGTGACGGCGATATGCACCGGCGGTACGGTGGTCGACATGCGGCCGTTGCCTTCGTTTTCCACCAGCAGCAGGGTGCCGGTTTCAGCCACGGCGAAATTGACGCCGGAGACGCCGATGTCGGCTTCGAAGAATTTCTGGCGCAAGACTTTGCGCCCGATCTGAATGAGTTGGTCAACGTCCTTGGTGTACTCCACGCCAAGTTTGTCGTGGAACAAGGACGCGACCTGACCGGCATTCTTGTGGATCGCCGGCATAATAATGTGTGAAGGCTTCTCGTGGTCGAGCTGGACGATGAACTCGCCCATGTCCGATTCCAGGCATTCAATGCCCTGTTCAGCGAGGACATGGTTCATCTCCATCTCTTCGCTGACCATCGATTTGCCCTTGATCACTTGCCGTGCCTCGTGAGCGCGGATGATCTTGAGGACGATGCCATTGGCCTCGTCCACCGTTTCCGCCCAGTGCACTGTCACACCGTTGCGGGTCAGGTTCTGTTCAAGTTGCTCGAGCAGGTCGGGCAGCTTGGATAACGCGCGGGCGCGGACAGCATTGCCCAGCGCGCGCAAATGTTCTCTTTCGTGGGCATCGCTGAAGGACGCTGCCCGTTTTGTCATCAGTGAATCCATCGCAGTGCGAAAGTTGTTTCGCAGTTGCTGGTCGTCCAAAGCCTTGTGAGCCCGGGCGCGAAAATCTTCGTCGACACTGACCGTCGGAATAATCGTGGAAGTGCTCATCGGGCACCTCCGGTTCGCTGCCAGAGGAAGCTGGCCAAGTGTTGGCCGCGCAACGCTGCCTGCTGTTTCTCGAGCGAGCCGTTGATGTTCATCAAGCAACCGCAGTCGGCACTGAGTACCTGGTGGGCGCCGGATTCCTTCAACGACCGGGTCTTGTCCGCCACCATCGCGCCGGAAATGTCTGGCATACGGACGCTGAACGTCCCGCCAAAGCCACAACATTCACTCTCGTGATCGTGGTTGACCCGTTCCACGTTGCTCAGTTGCGCCAACAACTCGCGACCGTGCAGGTGGGTATTCATCTCGCGGCGTGCCGAGCACGACGTGTGCAGGGCCACTTTGACCGGTGTGCCGCTGTCCTTGAGC from Pseudomonas sp. S04 encodes the following:
- a CDS encoding LutC/YkgG family protein — protein: MSAKQNILAKLRHSLTGTTPVPDNFDEALVTEPYTYTAEQRIPQLRKLMEAVHTEIHLTSADGWPALLAQLLAERQLPSLLIAPTTAHGQRVTQHWAQHPGLPTLKAYDRPVEQWKSELFNDTPASLTATLGAIAATGSLILWPTREEPRLMSLVPPVHFALLKASEIRDNFYQVQREFNWAQGMPTNALLVSGPSKTADIEQVLAYGAHGPKDLVVLILEDQ
- a CDS encoding LutB/LldF family L-lactate oxidation iron-sulfur protein, whose translation is MSTSTIIPTVSVDEDFRARAHKALDDQQLRNNFRTAMDSLMTKRAASFSDAHEREHLRALGNAVRARALSKLPDLLEQLEQNLTRNGVTVHWAETVDEANGIVLKIIRAHEARQVIKGKSMVSEEMEMNHVLAEQGIECLESDMGEFIVQLDHEKPSHIIMPAIHKNAGQVASLFHDKLGVEYTKDVDQLIQIGRKVLRQKFFEADIGVSGVNFAVAETGTLLLVENEGNGRMSTTVPPVHIAVTGIEKVVENLRDVVPLLSLLTRSALGQPITTYVNMISGPRQAHELDGPQQVHLVLLDNGRSQAFADSELRQTLNCIRCGACMNHCPVYTRIGGHAYGEVYPGPIGKIITPHMVGLAKVPDHPSASSLCGACGEVCPVKIPIPALLRRLREENVKAPDTPHQVMRGQGSKYSRKERFIWNAWARLNSSPTLYRLFGFFATRLRALTPNNLGPWTQNHSAPKPAARSLHDMAREHLGKQGDR